The Thermobispora bispora DSM 43833 genome window below encodes:
- a CDS encoding pyridoxamine 5'-phosphate oxidase family protein, whose protein sequence is MSEGFIEVTSAAELRALVGEPKQRALAKERTALHDRDIEWLAASPYCLIATSGADGTCDVSPKGDPPGFTLVLDRKTIAIPDRPGNRRADGFTNILENPHVGLIYLVPGRTETLRINGRARVLRDAPFFDRMIVKGNRPRLALLVEIEQVFFHCGKAALRSALWDPGTWHPDALPPYPRIVKDVQHTEETLEELERYYGAEYLDRLYTY, encoded by the coding sequence ATGTCCGAGGGGTTCATCGAGGTCACCTCAGCGGCCGAGCTGCGCGCGCTGGTGGGGGAGCCGAAGCAGCGGGCGCTCGCCAAGGAGCGCACCGCACTGCACGACCGCGACATCGAGTGGCTCGCCGCCTCCCCGTACTGCCTGATCGCCACCTCGGGCGCGGACGGCACCTGCGACGTCTCCCCCAAGGGGGATCCGCCCGGCTTCACCCTCGTGCTGGACCGGAAGACGATCGCGATCCCGGACCGGCCGGGCAACCGCCGGGCCGACGGGTTCACCAACATCCTGGAGAACCCCCACGTCGGGCTAATCTACCTCGTGCCCGGGCGGACGGAGACGCTGCGCATCAACGGCCGGGCGCGCGTGCTCCGGGACGCGCCGTTCTTCGACCGGATGATCGTCAAGGGCAACCGGCCCCGCCTCGCGCTGCTCGTGGAGATCGAGCAGGTCTTCTTCCACTGCGGCAAGGCCGCCCTGCGCAGCGCGCTGTGGGACCCGGGCACCTGGCACCCCGACGCGCTCCCGCCGTACCCGCGGATCGTCAAGGACGTCCAGCACACCGAGGAAACCCTGGAGGAGCTGGAGCGCTACTACGGGGCGGAGTACCTCGATCGGCTCTACACCTACTGA
- a CDS encoding MarR family winged helix-turn-helix transcriptional regulator, translating to MEAPRWLSAQEQRAWRAYLAAHRLLIHQLDRELQAKGLSLSDYEILVRLSESPGHRLRMSELADATIQSRSKLSHQITRMEAAGLVTREGCEHDRRGTFAVLTQAGWETVQRVAPDHVASVRKHFIDQLTPEQIRTLEEAFTPIVDRLQAVRAHRCARG from the coding sequence ATGGAGGCTCCGCGCTGGCTCAGCGCTCAGGAGCAGCGCGCGTGGCGTGCCTATCTGGCCGCGCACCGGCTGCTGATCCACCAGCTCGATCGCGAGCTCCAGGCGAAGGGTCTCTCGCTCAGCGACTATGAGATCCTCGTCCGTCTCTCAGAGTCCCCGGGGCATCGGCTGCGGATGAGCGAGCTCGCCGACGCCACCATCCAGTCGCGGAGCAAGCTCTCCCATCAGATCACCCGGATGGAGGCCGCCGGGCTGGTGACGCGCGAGGGCTGCGAGCACGACCGGCGTGGCACGTTCGCGGTGCTCACCCAGGCCGGGTGGGAGACGGTCCAGCGGGTGGCGCCGGACCACGTGGCCTCGGTGCGCAAGCACTTCATCGACCAGCTCACCCCGGAGCAGATCCGCACCCTGGAGGAGGCCTTCACCCCGATCGTGGACCGCCTGCAGGCGGTCCGCGCCCACCGGTGCGCCCGCGGCTGA
- a CDS encoding LppX_LprAFG lipoprotein, whose protein sequence is MRSLFGLVLAALFLLTGCTATTADDGPALPDGPDLLRKSAEAMAAVRSVAFTLETKDRPAVQVKNVDAVLTREGDAKGTLQLELAGLQEFEFVLVGDTVHFKGPTGGFQTMPRSQLTAIYDPSQVLTGVGELLTAAQEVRTEAAEKAGGADAYRVAATLSQSMLAKLIPGIAQGVNATLWIDRESSRLLKMELPLSGGMVTVTMRDYDAPVTIEPPTS, encoded by the coding sequence GTGCGAAGCTTGTTCGGGCTGGTCCTCGCGGCCCTTTTCCTGCTGACCGGATGCACCGCCACGACGGCGGACGACGGACCCGCGCTCCCGGACGGGCCGGACCTGCTGCGGAAGTCCGCCGAGGCCATGGCGGCGGTGCGGTCCGTCGCCTTCACCCTGGAGACGAAGGACCGGCCGGCCGTACAGGTGAAGAACGTCGACGCCGTGCTGACCAGGGAGGGGGACGCCAAGGGCACCCTCCAGCTGGAGCTCGCCGGGCTCCAGGAGTTCGAGTTCGTGCTGGTCGGGGACACCGTGCACTTCAAGGGCCCCACCGGCGGGTTCCAGACCATGCCGCGGAGCCAGCTCACCGCGATCTACGACCCGTCGCAGGTGCTCACCGGGGTGGGTGAGCTGCTCACCGCCGCGCAGGAGGTCCGCACGGAGGCGGCGGAGAAGGCCGGCGGCGCCGACGCGTACCGGGTCGCCGCGACCCTGTCCCAGAGCATGCTCGCCAAGCTCATCCCCGGCATCGCCCAGGGCGTGAACGCGACCCTCTGGATCGACCGGGAGAGCAGCCGCCTGCTCAAGATGGAGCTCCCGCTCTCCGGCGGCATGGTCACGGTGACCATGCGGGACTACGACGCCCCCGTCACGATCGAGCCGCCCACGTCATGA
- a CDS encoding thiamine pyrophosphate-binding protein, translating to MNVAEAVGAILASLGVRMAFGVAGSGNFHVTNALIRHGVRYVAARNEGGAATMADAYARMSGTVAVLSVHQGPGFTNALTGITEAAKSRTPLLVLAPEPVSPHSNFRIDQPAIATAVGAHVARVGSAATVVDDTVMAFLAALLGRRTVVLALPLDVQEEVLPEEARDGVAELLARRGDVRAAARLSAGWGITFPAEEDAFADPEPAARTTSRTGAASAARPGLVAEPAEAIDRLAGLLVSAERPVFVAGRGARGTHAELEALAEQVGALLATTAVAKGEFQGSPWNLDVMGHFSSPAAAELIRGADLIVGWGCSFTAGTTRNGTLIGERASVIQVDLDRDAIGVRYPVDLGVIGDVRETARAVLAALTGRAWPCAPDERRRTGYRTPEVGKRIATEVRWRDIPYADTSGNGRIDPRTLTIELDDLLPPERIVAVDSGNFMGYPVMLLSVPDGDGFCYTQAYQSVGLGLATAIGAALARPDRLPVAALGDGGALMGISELETVVRLGLPMVIVVYDDEAYGAEVHHFGPQGEPLDTVTFPPTDFARIARGFGCDAVTVRSRADLVGVAKWLHGPRDRPLLVHAKITKDVAAWWLPDVFRVR from the coding sequence ATGAACGTGGCCGAGGCCGTCGGCGCGATCCTCGCCTCCCTCGGCGTCCGGATGGCCTTCGGCGTCGCCGGCAGCGGGAACTTCCACGTCACCAACGCCCTCATCCGGCACGGCGTGCGGTACGTCGCGGCCCGGAACGAGGGCGGTGCGGCCACCATGGCGGACGCCTACGCCCGGATGAGCGGCACGGTGGCCGTGCTCAGCGTCCACCAGGGCCCCGGTTTCACCAATGCGCTGACCGGCATCACCGAGGCGGCCAAGAGCCGCACCCCGCTGCTGGTCCTCGCCCCCGAGCCCGTGTCGCCCCACTCGAACTTCCGCATCGACCAGCCCGCGATCGCCACGGCCGTCGGCGCGCACGTCGCCCGGGTGGGGTCGGCGGCGACCGTGGTCGACGACACGGTGATGGCCTTCCTCGCCGCGCTGCTGGGCCGGCGGACGGTCGTGCTCGCCCTCCCGCTCGACGTGCAGGAGGAGGTGCTGCCCGAGGAGGCCCGGGACGGCGTGGCCGAGCTGCTGGCCCGCCGCGGCGACGTCCGGGCGGCCGCCCGGCTGTCGGCCGGGTGGGGGATCACCTTCCCCGCCGAGGAGGACGCGTTCGCCGACCCGGAGCCGGCCGCCCGCACCACCAGCCGGACCGGCGCCGCATCAGCGGCCCGCCCCGGCCTGGTGGCCGAGCCCGCGGAGGCGATCGACCGCCTCGCCGGGCTGCTGGTGTCGGCCGAACGGCCCGTGTTCGTGGCCGGCCGCGGCGCCCGGGGCACCCACGCCGAGCTCGAAGCCCTGGCCGAGCAGGTCGGCGCGCTGCTCGCCACCACGGCCGTGGCCAAGGGCGAGTTCCAGGGGAGCCCGTGGAACCTGGACGTGATGGGCCATTTCTCCTCACCGGCGGCGGCCGAGCTCATCCGCGGCGCGGACCTCATCGTCGGCTGGGGCTGCTCGTTCACCGCGGGGACCACCCGGAACGGCACGCTCATCGGCGAGCGGGCGAGCGTGATCCAGGTCGACCTCGACCGCGACGCCATCGGCGTCCGGTACCCGGTCGACCTCGGGGTGATCGGCGACGTGCGGGAGACCGCCCGGGCGGTGCTCGCCGCCCTCACCGGGCGGGCGTGGCCCTGCGCCCCGGACGAGCGGCGGCGGACCGGCTACCGCACCCCCGAGGTCGGCAAGCGGATCGCCACCGAGGTGCGCTGGCGCGACATCCCGTACGCGGACACGAGCGGGAACGGCCGGATCGACCCGCGCACGCTCACGATCGAGCTCGACGACCTGCTCCCCCCGGAGCGGATCGTGGCGGTCGACTCGGGCAACTTCATGGGCTACCCGGTGATGTTGCTGTCGGTCCCCGACGGGGACGGGTTCTGCTACACCCAGGCGTACCAGTCGGTCGGGCTCGGCCTGGCCACCGCGATCGGCGCGGCGCTCGCCCGGCCGGACCGGCTGCCCGTGGCCGCCCTCGGCGACGGGGGCGCCCTGATGGGCATCAGCGAGCTGGAGACCGTGGTGCGCCTCGGGCTGCCGATGGTCATCGTGGTCTACGACGACGAGGCCTACGGCGCGGAGGTGCACCACTTCGGCCCGCAGGGTGAGCCGCTGGACACGGTCACGTTCCCGCCCACGGACTTCGCCCGGATCGCCCGCGGGTTCGGGTGCGACGCGGTCACCGTGCGGAGCAGGGCGGACCTGGTCGGGGTCGCCAAGTGGCTGCACGGCCCCCGCGACCGGCCGCTCCTCGTCCACGCGAAGATCACCAAGGACGTGGCGGCCTGGTGGCTCCCGGACGTGTTCCGCGTCCGCTGA